From Solanum lycopersicum chromosome 8, SLM_r2.1, the proteins below share one genomic window:
- the LOC101264748 gene encoding MND1-interacting protein 1-like, whose amino-acid sequence MEFGDHGSPNRFNLSPSKKTLLKRNIATFSAELRKYSEDCRNLSSEGISRSEGGVAKSDESDIMENQNVVSSSSSKFHHLNFNENSMQVHGEMDEMNSSLIHQTEELERQVKERRDWAHQTVMQAANKVSNDSIELRILRMNMEETRKLKNDKQLKEGSRLERLVYECEKMKTVVEKTSGLIDRGNLIKEKIEKENDELRAEIEAYKLRASEYEITQLEALKKEKKCLKKLKVWEKQKKKLQDSIAAEKQMIFDLKQQLVESEKTEKEAEAMWKQEQRAKAEALSLLKEETRLNEEVKATNKRMLMDMRLSSEIESQQYKDELERLHQELSRLKASNEAPERDIAKLLHEFDTLEVSSSKKDASNDRRCVICKKGEVSVVFLPCAHQIICANCNDNYGNNEQAKCPSCLVPIERRIRIFGAAS is encoded by the exons ATGGAGTTTGGCGATCATGGATCTCCAAATAGGTTCAATCTCAGTCCTTCAAAGAAAACATTGCTGAAGAGAAACATCGCAACATTTAGTGCTGAATTAAGAAAATACTCCGAGGACTGTAGGAACTTGTCTAGTGAAGGTATATCCAGATCTGAGGGTGGAGTTGCGAAATCTGATGAATCTGACATTATGGAAAATCAAAATGTGGTTAGTTCCAGCTCGAGTAAGTTCCATCATTTGAATTTCAATGAGAATTCAATGCAAGTCCACGGGGAAATGGATGAGATGAATTCGAGCTTGATCCATCAGACAGAAGAACTAGAAAGACAAGTGAAGGAGCGCAGAGATTGGGCGCACCAAACGGTAATGCAGGCTGCAAATAAAGTTAGCAATGACTCAATTGAGCTGAGGATATTACGGATGAACATGGAAGAGACGCGCAAACTGAAGAATGATAAGCAGTTAAAGGAAGGAAGTCGCTTAGAAAGACTCGTTTATGAGTGTGAAAAGATGAAGACTGTCGTAGAAAAAACAAGTGGTCTAATTGACAGGGGAAACCTGATAAAGGAAAAGATTGAGAAGGAAAATGATGAATTAAGGGCAGAGATAGAGGCTTACAAGTTAAGAGCATCAGAATATGAAATTACTCAATTGGAGGCTctaaagaaagagaagaagtgCCTAAAGAAACTTAAAGTTTGggaaaaacagaaaaagaagtTGCAAGACAGTATCGCTGCAGAAAAACAGATGATCTTCGATTTGAAGCAACAATTGGTTGAGAGTGAGAAAACTGAAAAGGAAGCTGAG GCAATGTGGAAGCAAGAGCAAAGGGCTAAGGCGGAAGCCTTATCGCTATTAAAAGAGGAGACGCGCCTCAATGAAGAAGTTAAAGCTACTAACAAAAGAATGCTCATGGATATGCGACTTAGCTCTGAAATAGAGTCCCAGCAGTACAAGGATGAGCTCGAACGTCTTCATCAAGAATTATCTCGGCTTAAAGCATCTAATGAGGCTCCGGAAAGAGATATTGCAAAGTTGTTACATGAGTTTGATACATTGGAAGTTTCTTCGTCTAAGAAGGATGCTAGCAATGATAGGCGATGCGTTATTTGCAAGAAAGGTGAAGTTTCCGTTGTTTTCTTACCTTGTGCTCATCAGATTATCTGTGCAAACTGCAATGACAATTATGGTAACAATGAACAAGCTAAATGTCCCTCATGTTTGGTTCCAATTGAACGAAGAATCCGAATCTTTGGTGCAGCTTCGTAG
- the LOC101264451 gene encoding NAC domain-containing protein 71-like: MAGTSLPPGFRFHPTDEELVGYYLKRKTDGLEIELEVIPVIDLYKFDPWELPEKSFLPKRDLEWFFFCPRDKKYPNGSRTNRATKSGYWKATGKDRKVVCHPAVVGYRKTLVFYRGRAPLGDRTDWVMHEYRLCDDVTQGTPSFQGPFALCRVIKRNDVSLKTKDVGGVKQVGSSTSTTSGAFTLVNEPPNALSDETPTQSAYMSNDSNYSTPIASPYQTTQFGDYESAIGANSANLWMSSAMILDSSKECPQGQNVSNYCPQYDFSSMTPWQPSDQSEFTSNSTFPSFRGEVELSGDLSSFGCMSPYSIHGSYVGLYGNEDMTYEVFNQNDSNRNPNLF, translated from the exons ATGGCAGGAACATCATTGCCTCCGGGATTTCGATTTCATCCTACTGATGAGGAATTAGTTGGATATTACCTGAAAAGGAAAACTGATGGACTTGAAATTGAATTGGAAGTTATTCCAGTGATTGATTTGTACAAATTTGATCCATGGGAACTTCCAG AGAAATCTTTCTTGCCTAAACGTGACCTCGAGTGGTTTTTCTTCTGTCCTCGGGACAAGAAGTATCCGAATGGGTCAAGAACTAATCGAGCAACTAAATCTGGATACTGGAAAGCCACAGGGAAAGACAGGAAAGTTGTGTGTCATCCAGCAGTTGTTGGCTATCGAAAAACATTGGTTTTCTATCGTGGAAGAGCTCCGCTTGGGGATAGAACGGATTGGGTAATGCACGAGTATCGTCtttgtgatgatgttactcagGGTACTCCTAGTTTTCAG GGGCCTTTTGCACTTTGTCGTGTCATAAAGAGAAACGATGTTTCATTGAAGACGAAAGATGTTGGAGGAGTTAAGCAAGTTGGATCTAGTACAAGTACAACAAGTGGAGCATTTACCTTAGTAAACGAACCACCAAATGCTCTTTCTGATGAAACGCCAACTCAAAGTGCATACATGAGCAACGATAGCAACTACTCGACTCCTATTGCTTCTCCATATCAGACAACACAATTCGGGGATTATGAGTCTGCAATAGGGGCTAATTCTGCAAACCTCTGGATGTCCTCCGCTATGATTCTTGATTCATCTAAG GAATGTCCTCAGGGACAGAATGTATCTAATTACTGTCCACAGTATGACTTCTCGAGCATGACCCCGTGGCAGCCTAGTGATCAATCTGAGTTCACATCAAATTCAACTTTCCCGAGTTTTAGAGGGGAGGTTGAACTTTCTGGTGACTTAAGTAGCTTTGGCTGCATGTCTCCTTACTCGATTCATGGAAGCTACGTGGGGTTATATGGCAACGAGGACATGACATATGAAGTTTTCAATCAGAACGATTCAAACAGGAATCCAAATCTCTTCTGA
- the LOC101265052 gene encoding eyes absent homolog, whose product MDQKMNVYIWDMDETLILLKSLINGTYAEAFNGSKNVQSGVEIGKMWENHILQICDDHFFYEQVENCNMPYLDVLKQYDDGKDLAEYDFNKDGFGPPSDDLNKKRLAYRHRAVAQKYKKGLHSILDQDMIKSWSELYDVTDSYTDMWFSAARACLEQCAVGDRDLASSTVSTNDAGDTLIQHVNILVTSGSLIPSLIKCLLFRLGDLFPSENVYSSWEVGKLQCFSWIKERFNGPNVQFCVIGDGWEECEAAESMRWPFVKIDPLPSSFHRFPGLTPKDLGHYFSVVYGNCDEKDN is encoded by the exons ATGGATCAGAAAATGAATGTATATATCTGGGACATGGATGAAACCCTCATATTACTAAAGTCATTGATAAATGGGACATATGCTGAGGCATTCAATGGATCCAAGAATGTACAGAGTGGTGTAGAAATTGGGAAGATGTGGGAGAATCATATTCTTCAGATATGTGATGATCACTTCTTTTATGAGCAG GTTGAAAACTGTAATATGCCATATTTAGATGTCTTGAAACAATATGATGATGGTAAAGATCTCGCTGAATATGATTTCAATAAAGATGGCTTTGGTCCGCCAAGTGATGATCTTAATAAAAAGAGATTAGCATACCGTCATCGGGCTGTAGCACAGAAGTACAAAAAG GGGTTGCATAGTATTCTTGACCAAGACATGATTAAATCGTGGAGCGAGCTTTATGACGTCACTGATAGTTATACTGACATGTGGTTCTCAGCAG CTAGGGCTTGCTTGGAACAGTGTGCAGTTGGGGATCGAGATTTAGCCTCCTCTACTGTTTCTACCAATGATGCAGGAGATACTTTAATCCAGCATGTGAATATCTTGGTGACCTCGGGATCATTGATACCCAGCTTAATTAAATGCTTGCTCTTTCGCCTGGGTGATTTATTCCCTAGCGAAAATG TTTACAGTTCATGGGAAGTGGGCAAGCTCCAGTGCTTTTCATGGATAAAGGAGCGGTTCAATGGGCCAAACGTGCAATTTTGTGTTATCGGAGATGGATGGGAAGAATGTGAAGCAGCAGAAAGTATGAGATGGCCATTTGTCAAAATTGACCCGCTGCCCAGCAGTTTTCATCGGTTTCCAGGCTTAACACCAAAGGATCTGGGCCACTACTTCTCCGTTGTGTATGGTAATTGTGACGAAAAAGATAACTAA